A stretch of the Sphingosinithalassobacter tenebrarum genome encodes the following:
- the grpE gene encoding nucleotide exchange factor GrpE has product MSEEKSAGSEVKEGEEALRDETAEGAPEVAEHDKLAKLEAELAEAKSAVLYARADAQNLVRRTQKEAEDAKNYAVTQFARDILSVADNLTRALSAIPQELREDDKMKGLVAGLEATGRELETVFGRHGISKVEAMGQPLDPNRHQAMMEVPSPDAEAGTVVQEIQTGYMIKDRLLRPALVGVAKKPD; this is encoded by the coding sequence ATGAGCGAAGAAAAGTCCGCTGGTTCGGAAGTCAAGGAAGGCGAGGAAGCGCTGCGCGACGAAACCGCCGAGGGCGCGCCCGAAGTCGCCGAGCATGACAAGCTGGCGAAGCTGGAGGCCGAACTGGCCGAAGCCAAGTCGGCTGTCCTCTATGCCCGCGCCGACGCCCAGAATCTGGTGCGCCGCACGCAGAAGGAAGCCGAGGACGCGAAGAATTACGCAGTGACGCAATTCGCGCGCGACATCCTGTCGGTCGCCGACAATCTGACGCGCGCGCTTTCGGCGATTCCGCAGGAACTGCGCGAGGACGACAAGATGAAGGGCCTTGTCGCGGGCCTTGAAGCGACCGGGCGCGAGCTCGAAACCGTGTTCGGCCGCCACGGCATCTCGAAGGTCGAGGCGATGGGCCAGCCGCTTGACCCCAATCGCCACCAGGCGATGATGGAAGTGCCCTCGCCCGACGCCGAGGCAGGCACGGTCGTGCAGGAAATCCAGACCGGTTACATGATCAAGGATCGTCTGCTGCGCCCGGCGCTGGTGGGCGTTGCCAAGAAGCCGGACTGA
- a CDS encoding ROK family protein, which produces MAADTPAPRIAGLELGGTKCVAILASGPTAVAARQSVPTTTPEATLGALEALLAGWEFDAIGIASFGPLELDPARADHGCITATPKHGWSGVDLLGRMTRRFRKPTGFQTDVNGAALAEARWGAARGLSDHVYITIGTGVGVGMVAGGRPLIGFAHGEAGHMRVPRVPGDEFAGQCRFHRDCVEGLISGPALAERFGRAPAELADDDPCWSLFVHDLGGLLHNLAVTLVPQQIAIGGGVVADRPFLFPMLRKRLAESLAGYGSLSHWAAGLDCRLVPPGLGAMAGPLGAIAVGLEALDG; this is translated from the coding sequence ATGGCAGCCGACACCCCAGCGCCGCGGATCGCCGGGCTAGAACTGGGCGGCACGAAATGTGTCGCGATCCTCGCATCCGGGCCGACCGCGGTGGCAGCGCGGCAATCGGTGCCCACGACCACGCCCGAAGCGACGCTCGGCGCGCTGGAGGCGCTGCTTGCGGGCTGGGAATTCGATGCGATCGGGATCGCCTCCTTCGGACCGCTGGAGCTCGATCCGGCGCGGGCCGATCACGGCTGCATCACCGCGACGCCCAAACATGGGTGGAGCGGTGTCGATTTGTTGGGGCGCATGACGCGACGTTTCAGAAAGCCGACCGGATTTCAGACCGATGTGAACGGCGCCGCGCTTGCCGAGGCGCGCTGGGGCGCGGCGCGGGGACTGAGCGATCATGTCTACATCACCATCGGTACCGGTGTCGGAGTGGGGATGGTGGCGGGCGGACGACCGCTGATCGGGTTCGCGCATGGCGAAGCCGGCCATATGCGCGTGCCGCGTGTTCCCGGCGATGAATTTGCCGGGCAGTGCCGTTTTCACCGTGATTGCGTCGAGGGGCTGATATCGGGTCCGGCGCTGGCCGAACGTTTCGGTCGCGCGCCCGCCGAGCTGGCCGATGACGACCCATGCTGGAGCCTGTTCGTCCACGATCTGGGCGGGTTGCTGCACAATCTCGCCGTCACGCTGGTCCCGCAACAGATAGCGATCGGCGGCGGAGTGGTGGCCGACCGGCCGTTTCTTTTCCCGATGTTGCGCAAGCGGCTTGCCGAAAGCCTTGCCGGCTATGGCTCGCTATCGCACTGGGCGGCGGGGCTCGATTGCAGGCTGGTGCCGCCTGGGCTCGGTGCGATGGCCGGGCCGCTAGGCGCGATCGCCGTCGGACTGGAGGCGCTGGACGGCTGA
- the rlmB gene encoding 23S rRNA (guanosine(2251)-2'-O)-methyltransferase RlmB, producing the protein MARRGQRPSQASASRPRFYGRHAVLAALANPNRTVRKIWGTRDALSALDLPPVLPIVYADVADLGRMVPGDAPHQGLVAEVEPLEDVWLGDLFEQGAGDRRPLVVLDQVTDPHNVGAILRSAAAFDALGIVTQDRHAPPESGALARAASGTLESVPWARVVNLARALDEIAEAGYWRVGLTGHVETTLADAIGATKVALVMGAEGEGMRPNTEAHCDELAKLPISPKVESLNVSNATAIALYAIATRPAPDQ; encoded by the coding sequence ATGGCAAGACGAGGCCAAAGGCCCAGCCAGGCGTCGGCATCGCGTCCCCGTTTCTACGGGCGGCACGCGGTGCTGGCGGCGCTGGCAAACCCGAACCGCACGGTGCGCAAGATCTGGGGCACGCGCGACGCGCTGTCGGCGCTCGATCTGCCCCCGGTCCTGCCCATCGTCTATGCCGATGTCGCCGACCTGGGGCGCATGGTGCCGGGCGATGCGCCGCATCAGGGGCTGGTCGCCGAAGTCGAACCGCTCGAGGATGTCTGGCTCGGCGACCTTTTCGAACAGGGCGCAGGCGATCGCCGGCCGCTGGTGGTGCTCGATCAGGTCACCGATCCGCACAATGTCGGCGCGATCCTGCGTTCGGCGGCGGCGTTTGACGCGCTGGGCATCGTGACGCAGGACAGGCACGCCCCGCCCGAATCGGGAGCGCTGGCGCGCGCCGCGTCGGGCACACTCGAATCGGTGCCCTGGGCACGCGTCGTCAATCTCGCCCGCGCGCTCGATGAGATTGCCGAGGCGGGTTACTGGCGCGTCGGGCTGACCGGCCATGTCGAAACCACGCTGGCCGATGCGATCGGCGCGACCAAGGTCGCGCTCGTAATGGGCGCCGAAGGCGAAGGGATGCGTCCCAATACCGAGGCGCATTGCGACGAGCTGGCAAAGCTGCCGATCAGCCCGAAAGTGGAGAGTCTCAACGTATCGAATGCGACTGCGATCGCGCTGTACGCAATCGCAACGCGCCCCGCCCCGGATCAATAA
- a CDS encoding 2Fe-2S iron-sulfur cluster-binding protein, which produces MARLIVVTRDGEEREVVGESGLSVMEVIREHGFDELLALCGGCCSCATCHVHVDPEFAAKLPPLSEDENDLLDSSADRDDRSRLSCQLPFGDAFDGMKVTIAEED; this is translated from the coding sequence ATGGCCAGGCTTATCGTCGTGACACGCGATGGGGAAGAAAGGGAAGTCGTCGGCGAGTCGGGTCTTTCGGTGATGGAAGTAATCCGCGAACACGGCTTTGACGAATTGCTGGCGCTGTGCGGTGGCTGTTGCTCCTGCGCGACGTGCCACGTCCATGTCGACCCGGAATTTGCGGCCAAACTTCCGCCGCTGAGCGAGGACGAGAATGACCTGCTCGACAGTTCCGCCGATCGCGACGATCGCTCGCGGCTGTCCTGCCAGCTTCCCTTCGGCGATGCGTTCGACGGGATGAAAGTGACGATCGCCGAAGAGGACTGA
- a CDS encoding aldo/keto reductase produces MRYNKLGNTGLIVSELCLGTMTFGGGEGMWRQIGQLQQDDADTLMKTAIDGGINFVDTANVYAEGLSEKILGQSIRNLGIKREELVVATKVLGPMHAGPNGAGASRGHILTQVEKSLERLQLDYIDLYQIHGFDPTTPIEETLAALDTLVQHGKVRYIGLSNWAAWQIAKAATIARHRDYAPIASLQAYYTIAGRDLEREIAPMLQSEGIGLMVWSPLAGGFLSGKYTRQSEGEGRRADGFDFPPVDKERAYDIVEIFQELAQAKGKSVAQLALAWLLYQPVVSSVIVGAKRKDQLADNLGAVDVEFTAAELERLDEASKLTPEYPHWMLERQGTYRASPDSRRVVK; encoded by the coding sequence ATGCGCTACAACAAGCTCGGCAATACCGGCCTTATCGTGTCCGAACTCTGCCTCGGCACCATGACCTTCGGCGGCGGCGAAGGCATGTGGCGGCAGATCGGCCAGCTGCAGCAGGACGACGCCGATACGTTGATGAAGACCGCGATCGACGGCGGGATCAATTTCGTCGACACCGCCAATGTCTATGCCGAGGGGCTTTCGGAAAAGATCCTCGGCCAGTCGATCCGCAATCTCGGCATCAAGCGCGAGGAGCTGGTCGTCGCGACCAAGGTACTCGGCCCGATGCACGCCGGCCCCAACGGCGCGGGCGCCTCGCGCGGGCATATCCTGACGCAGGTGGAAAAGAGCCTCGAGCGGCTGCAGCTCGATTATATCGACCTTTATCAGATCCACGGATTCGACCCGACGACGCCGATCGAGGAAACGCTCGCCGCGCTCGACACGCTCGTGCAGCACGGCAAGGTCCGCTATATCGGCCTGTCCAACTGGGCGGCGTGGCAGATCGCCAAGGCCGCGACGATCGCCCGCCATCGCGACTATGCGCCGATTGCCTCGCTCCAGGCCTATTACACGATCGCAGGGCGCGACCTGGAGCGCGAGATTGCGCCGATGCTGCAATCCGAGGGGATCGGGCTGATGGTATGGAGCCCGCTCGCGGGCGGCTTCCTGTCGGGCAAATATACCCGTCAGAGCGAAGGCGAAGGGCGGCGCGCGGACGGCTTCGATTTCCCGCCGGTCGACAAGGAACGGGCATACGACATCGTCGAGATCTTCCAGGAACTGGCGCAGGCCAAGGGCAAGAGCGTCGCGCAACTCGCATTGGCCTGGCTGCTCTATCAGCCGGTGGTTTCGAGCGTGATTGTCGGCGCCAAGCGCAAGGATCAGCTCGCCGACAATCTCGGCGCGGTCGATGTCGAATTCACTGCCGCCGAACTCGAACGGCTCGACGAAGCGAGCAAGCTGACGCCCGAATATCCGCACTGGATGCTCGAACGGCAGGGCACATACCGCGCATCGCCCGATTCGCGGCGCGTGGTCAAATAG
- a CDS encoding DUF6438 domain-containing protein → MRWIAASGMALMLAGCATTGGNEAPPSGPIPTESESIRYQTSGCFGRCPVYQVTVRPDGTGTFVGERFTQVSGERDFTLTSAEYEAFKAKLAPYRPESGMRRIAPGTSECENVATDLPSVDISWTRPIGDSQSLYFYYGCDMEENAQMAQDLGEAAELLPIQKLVGAQP, encoded by the coding sequence ATGCGGTGGATTGCGGCGAGCGGCATGGCGCTGATGCTGGCGGGTTGCGCGACGACGGGCGGCAACGAAGCGCCGCCTTCCGGCCCGATCCCGACCGAGAGCGAATCGATCCGCTATCAGACCAGCGGCTGTTTCGGCCGCTGCCCGGTCTATCAGGTGACCGTGCGTCCCGACGGAACCGGCACCTTTGTCGGCGAGCGGTTCACGCAGGTCTCCGGGGAGCGTGATTTCACGCTCACCAGCGCGGAATATGAAGCATTCAAGGCGAAGCTCGCGCCCTATCGCCCCGAAAGCGGCATGCGCCGCATCGCGCCGGGCACGTCCGAGTGCGAAAATGTCGCCACCGATCTGCCGAGCGTCGACATCAGCTGGACGCGCCCGATCGGCGACAGCCAGAGCCTTTATTTTTATTATGGCTGCGACATGGAAGAAAATGCGCAAATGGCGCAGGATCTGGGCGAAGCCGCCGAATTGCTTCCGATCCAAAAGCTGGTCGGAGCGCAACCCTGA
- a CDS encoding DNA-3-methyladenine glycosylase family protein → MGLSAEQLRASLDSLGAVEPAFAAGLARAGYPEPRIRDRGYATLLRTIIGQQVSVQAAQSIWNKVAAALGEIEDPAAVVAASDETLRGAGLSRQKIGYARSLADEVTSGRLDLAALPQDDEEAIAQLVRIKGIGRWSAEIYLLFAEGRPDIWPAGDLAVQIEIGRLLGHAERPSEKTIRALAEPWRPHRGAAAIFAWHHYKTDMEVI, encoded by the coding sequence ATGGGATTGAGTGCCGAACAATTGCGCGCCTCGCTCGATTCGCTTGGCGCGGTCGAGCCCGCCTTCGCCGCGGGACTGGCGCGCGCCGGCTATCCCGAGCCGCGGATTCGCGATCGCGGCTATGCGACTCTGCTGCGCACCATCATCGGGCAGCAAGTGAGCGTACAGGCCGCCCAGTCGATCTGGAACAAGGTGGCGGCCGCGCTGGGGGAGATCGAAGACCCGGCGGCGGTCGTGGCGGCAAGCGACGAGACACTGCGCGGCGCCGGGCTGTCGCGACAGAAGATCGGCTATGCCCGCAGTCTGGCCGACGAGGTGACGAGCGGGCGCCTCGACCTCGCGGCACTGCCGCAGGACGATGAGGAAGCGATCGCGCAGCTGGTCCGCATCAAGGGGATCGGGCGCTGGTCCGCAGAAATCTATCTGCTCTTCGCCGAAGGGCGACCCGATATCTGGCCGGCAGGCGACCTTGCCGTGCAGATCGAGATCGGACGGTTGCTCGGCCATGCCGAACGTCCCAGCGAAAAGACGATTCGCGCGCTCGCCGAACCCTGGCGCCCGCATCGCGGTGCCGCTGCCATTTTCGCCTGGCATCACTACAAGACGGATATGGAAGTCATCTGA
- a CDS encoding NADPH-dependent FMN reductase, translated as MSDNILIFYGSYRRDRMGIRLADYLVRNFADRGAAPELIDAKAVGLPMLDRMYKEYADGEAPEAMAALARKIRAADGFVFVTGEYNWGMQPGLKNLTDHFLEEWFWRPAAIASYSAGRLAGARANSAWHATLSEMGMVVTSSTLTVGQIGKALDADAQPTGDGGAALESSFGRFADDLQWWIEAAREQRARKAPPY; from the coding sequence ATGTCCGACAATATCCTGATCTTCTACGGCTCCTATCGCCGTGACCGGATGGGCATCCGCCTTGCCGACTATCTTGTCCGCAACTTCGCCGATCGCGGCGCGGCGCCCGAATTGATCGACGCAAAAGCAGTCGGGCTGCCGATGCTCGACCGGATGTACAAGGAATATGCCGACGGCGAAGCGCCCGAGGCGATGGCGGCACTGGCCCGCAAGATCCGTGCGGCGGACGGCTTCGTCTTCGTCACCGGCGAATATAACTGGGGCATGCAGCCGGGGCTGAAGAACCTGACTGATCATTTCCTCGAGGAGTGGTTCTGGCGCCCCGCCGCCATCGCCAGCTATTCGGCAGGGCGGCTTGCCGGAGCGCGCGCCAATTCGGCCTGGCATGCTACGCTCAGCGAAATGGGCATGGTGGTGACTTCGAGCACGCTCACCGTCGGCCAGATCGGCAAGGCGCTCGATGCCGATGCGCAACCGACCGGCGATGGCGGGGCGGCGCTCGAAAGCAGCTTCGGCCGCTTCGCCGACGACCTGCAATGGTGGATCGAGGCCGCACGCGAACAACGCGCGCGCAAGGCGCCGCCTTATTGA
- the rph gene encoding ribonuclease PH, translating to MRPSGRAPDEMRAITIEPNYTRHAEGSVLIGFGDTKVLVTASVEERIPPWLRGKGEGWVTAEYGMLPRATHTRGSREAAKGKQSGRTQEIQRLIGRSLRAVTDLKKLGERQITLDCDVIQADGGTRTASISGAWVALRMAVDKLMASGAITEDPIEQQVAAISCGIFQGNPVLDLDYDEDSNADADANFVLLSNGNIAEAQATAEGATYDEEGLLRLLRLARIGCNDIFAAQRKATGK from the coding sequence ATGCGCCCATCCGGCCGCGCCCCCGACGAAATGCGCGCGATCACCATCGAGCCGAACTATACCCGCCACGCCGAAGGATCGGTGCTGATCGGTTTCGGCGATACCAAGGTGCTGGTCACCGCGTCTGTCGAGGAACGCATCCCGCCGTGGCTGCGCGGCAAGGGCGAAGGCTGGGTGACCGCCGAATATGGCATGCTGCCCCGCGCCACCCACACCCGCGGCAGCCGCGAGGCTGCCAAGGGCAAGCAATCGGGCCGTACCCAGGAAATCCAGCGGCTGATCGGCCGGTCGCTGCGCGCCGTCACCGATCTCAAGAAGCTCGGCGAGCGCCAGATCACGCTCGATTGCGACGTGATCCAGGCCGATGGCGGCACCCGCACCGCCTCCATCTCGGGCGCCTGGGTGGCGCTGCGCATGGCAGTCGACAAGCTGATGGCATCGGGCGCGATCACCGAGGATCCGATCGAACAGCAGGTCGCCGCGATCAGCTGCGGCATTTTCCAGGGCAATCCCGTCCTCGACCTCGATTATGACGAGGATTCGAACGCCGATGCGGATGCCAATTTCGTCCTGCTGTCGAACGGCAACATCGCCGAGGCGCAGGCGACCGCCGAAGGCGCCACCTATGACGAGGAAGGGCTGCTCCGCCTGCTCCGCCTCGCCCGGATCGGCTGCAACGACATCTTCGCCGCGCAGCGCAAGGCCACCGGCAAGTGA
- a CDS encoding M20/M25/M40 family metallo-hydrolase has product MRAISLAVATALLLTPALPATAQEVDRTQIARIVDEGTRDSEVMRIAQYLTDVIGPRLTNSPGMRQAEDWTAAKFREWGLSNVHKEGFEFGRGWSAQSWNARMVSPRIDQLTVMPITWTPGTNGTVRGPVVRVSLSSASDFERWKGKLAGKIVLLDEAEPAEAPTSVPFRRWTDEDFAKYSEYSLPTYSNGGGSGAWMTLGQQRDAFLKEEGVLATVSMSGRDGDIVHGSGYSFLLENAPQVPGFEMSAEDYRRLARLLEIGATPEIELESSVTFDDSNTTAYNVIADIPGTDRNAGYVMAGAHLDSWAAGDGAADNAAGSAMVMEAARIIKSLNIRTRRTIRFALWNGEEQGLLGSMAYVEKHIASRPVDPDASGIARYMGWNRAWPITPGPDHGKLAAYFNIDNGSGKIRGIYAQGNPAVMPIFEEWLKPFASLGATQVAMRSTGGTDHVFFDAVGIPAFQFIQDPLDYGSRLHHTNLDTFDHLQADDMRQGAIILAAFLIQAANADEPLPRMPIPAKPLDSSGYYPWAGQTEGN; this is encoded by the coding sequence ATGCGCGCGATATCCCTTGCCGTCGCCACGGCGTTGTTGCTTACCCCCGCCCTTCCCGCCACCGCGCAGGAAGTCGACCGGACCCAGATCGCCCGAATCGTCGATGAAGGCACGCGCGATTCGGAAGTGATGCGCATCGCCCAGTATCTGACCGACGTCATCGGCCCGCGCCTCACCAATTCGCCCGGCATGCGCCAGGCCGAGGACTGGACCGCCGCCAAGTTCCGCGAATGGGGGCTGAGCAACGTCCACAAGGAAGGTTTCGAATTCGGCCGCGGCTGGTCCGCGCAGAGCTGGAACGCGCGCATGGTAAGCCCGCGCATCGACCAGCTGACGGTAATGCCGATCACCTGGACTCCGGGTACCAACGGCACGGTACGTGGCCCGGTGGTTCGGGTGTCGCTGAGCAGCGCATCGGATTTCGAACGCTGGAAGGGCAAGCTCGCCGGCAAGATCGTGCTGCTCGACGAAGCCGAACCGGCAGAAGCGCCGACCAGCGTGCCGTTCCGCCGCTGGACCGATGAGGATTTCGCCAAGTACAGCGAATACAGCCTGCCGACCTACAGCAATGGCGGTGGCAGCGGCGCATGGATGACGCTTGGCCAGCAGCGTGATGCGTTCCTCAAGGAGGAAGGCGTGCTTGCCACCGTTTCGATGTCGGGCCGGGACGGCGATATCGTGCATGGCAGCGGCTACAGCTTCTTGCTGGAAAACGCGCCGCAGGTGCCGGGCTTCGAAATGTCGGCAGAGGATTATCGCCGGCTCGCGCGCCTTCTCGAGATTGGCGCCACCCCTGAGATCGAGCTGGAAAGCAGCGTCACTTTCGACGACAGCAACACCACCGCCTATAATGTCATCGCTGACATCCCGGGCACGGACCGCAATGCCGGATATGTGATGGCCGGGGCCCATCTGGACAGCTGGGCCGCTGGCGACGGCGCTGCCGACAATGCCGCCGGATCGGCGATGGTGATGGAGGCCGCCCGCATCATCAAGTCGCTGAACATCCGCACGCGCCGTACAATTCGTTTCGCGCTGTGGAACGGCGAGGAACAGGGTCTGCTCGGCTCGATGGCCTATGTCGAAAAGCATATCGCCAGCCGGCCGGTCGATCCCGATGCCAGCGGCATCGCCCGCTACATGGGCTGGAATCGCGCCTGGCCGATTACGCCGGGACCGGACCACGGCAAGCTTGCGGCCTATTTCAATATCGACAACGGATCGGGCAAGATCCGCGGCATCTATGCCCAGGGTAATCCCGCGGTGATGCCGATCTTCGAAGAATGGCTGAAGCCCTTTGCCTCGCTCGGCGCCACTCAGGTCGCGATGCGCAGCACCGGCGGTACCGATCACGTCTTCTTCGATGCGGTAGGCATCCCGGCGTTCCAGTTCATTCAGGATCCGCTGGATTATGGCAGCCGCCTGCACCACACCAATCTCGATACCTTCGACCATCTTCAGGCTGATGACATGCGTCAGGGGGCGATCATCCTTGCCGCGTTCCTGATCCAGGCCGCCAATGCCGACGAACCGTTGCCGCGCATGCCCATACCGGCCAAGCCGCTCGACAGCAGCGGCTATTATCCCTGGGCCGGACAGACTGAAGGCAACTGA
- the hrcA gene encoding heat-inducible transcriptional repressor HrcA, with the protein MTTQTIPELTDRARDVFRIVVESYLDSGAPVGSRTISRISALNLSPASIRNVMQDLEELGLLAAPHTSAGRLPTQSGLRLFVDGMMQANEPSAEERAAIEARASEAGPVEEALANTTAALSGLSACAGMVLVPKREPVLRQFNFVPLGGSRALAVLVGDDGSVENRVVDLPDGVAPGALEQATNYVSATFGGLTLAEALSRIGREIRDERAELDSAARDLIERGLAVWSEDGGNRPVLIVRGQARLLEDGAAADLERVRQLLDELEGKEEIARLLDSAREAQAARIFIGSENKLFALSGSSVIAQPVRAMDGRVVGVVGVIGPTRLNYARVVPMVDFTASTLARILG; encoded by the coding sequence ATGACGACGCAGACCATCCCCGAACTGACCGATCGCGCGCGCGACGTGTTCCGCATCGTGGTGGAAAGCTATCTCGATTCGGGCGCGCCGGTGGGTTCGCGCACGATTTCGCGGATCTCCGCGCTGAATCTGTCGCCTGCCTCGATCCGCAACGTCATGCAGGATCTGGAGGAGTTGGGCCTGCTCGCCGCGCCGCATACCAGCGCGGGGCGGCTGCCGACGCAAAGCGGCCTGCGCCTGTTCGTCGACGGGATGATGCAGGCGAACGAACCTTCGGCCGAGGAACGCGCCGCGATCGAGGCGCGCGCCAGCGAGGCCGGGCCGGTCGAGGAGGCGCTCGCCAACACCACCGCTGCCCTGTCGGGATTGTCGGCCTGTGCCGGCATGGTGCTCGTTCCCAAGCGCGAGCCGGTGCTGCGTCAGTTCAATTTCGTGCCGTTGGGCGGCAGCCGCGCGCTGGCCGTACTGGTCGGCGACGACGGGTCGGTCGAAAACCGCGTCGTCGACTTGCCCGACGGGGTGGCGCCCGGCGCGCTGGAACAGGCGACCAACTATGTCTCCGCCACCTTCGGCGGACTGACGCTGGCCGAGGCATTGTCACGGATCGGGCGCGAAATCCGCGACGAACGCGCCGAGCTGGACAGCGCCGCGCGCGACCTGATCGAACGCGGGCTGGCGGTGTGGAGCGAGGACGGCGGCAATCGCCCCGTGCTGATCGTACGCGGCCAGGCGCGGCTGCTGGAAGACGGCGCCGCGGCCGACCTCGAGCGCGTGCGCCAGTTGCTCGACGAGCTTGAAGGCAAGGAGGAGATTGCCCGCCTGCTCGACAGCGCGCGCGAGGCACAGGCGGCGCGTATCTTCATCGGATCGGAGAATAAATTGTTCGCGCTTTCCGGCTCTTCGGTTATTGCCCAGCCGGTGCGAGCGATGGATGGCCGGGTGGTCGGCGTGGTCGGTGTGATCGGCCCCACTCGGTTGAACTACGCCCGTGTCGTCCCCATGGTGGACTTCACGGCATCGACACTCGCCCGGATACTGGGCTGA
- the rdgB gene encoding RdgB/HAM1 family non-canonical purine NTP pyrophosphatase — protein sequence MSGEGDTPQAIRKLQPGKLVIASHNKGKVREIAELLGPYGVTPVSAGELDLPEPEETGTTFVANAELKAMQAADLSGLPALADDSGLCVEALGNDPGIFSARWAGPEKDFRVAMERVERELAGKGPEASRDAHFICALALAWPDGHVEWFEGRVDGTLVWPPRGDKGFGYDPVFLPNGEDITFGEMAPERKHGMSHRADAFRQMVAAIF from the coding sequence GTGAGCGGCGAGGGCGACACGCCGCAGGCGATCCGCAAGCTCCAGCCCGGCAAGCTGGTGATCGCCAGCCATAACAAGGGCAAGGTTCGCGAGATCGCGGAGCTGCTCGGTCCCTATGGCGTGACGCCCGTTTCGGCAGGCGAACTCGACCTGCCCGAGCCGGAAGAGACCGGTACCACCTTCGTCGCCAATGCCGAACTGAAGGCGATGCAGGCGGCCGACCTTTCCGGCCTTCCCGCCCTCGCCGACGACAGCGGGCTGTGCGTCGAAGCGCTGGGCAATGATCCCGGCATCTTCTCGGCGCGCTGGGCGGGGCCGGAAAAGGACTTCCGCGTCGCGATGGAGCGCGTCGAGCGTGAGCTCGCCGGCAAGGGCCCCGAAGCGAGCCGCGACGCGCATTTCATCTGTGCGCTCGCCCTCGCCTGGCCCGACGGCCATGTCGAATGGTTCGAGGGCCGTGTCGACGGTACGCTTGTCTGGCCGCCGCGCGGCGACAAGGGTTTCGGCTACGACCCGGTATTCCTGCCCAATGGCGAAGATATTACCTTCGGCGAAATGGCCCCGGAGCGGAAACACGGCATGAGCCACCGCGCCGACGCCTTCCGGCAGATGGTGGCGGCGATATTCTGA